A stretch of Arachis hypogaea cultivar Tifrunner chromosome 15, arahy.Tifrunner.gnm2.J5K5, whole genome shotgun sequence DNA encodes these proteins:
- the LOC112751462 gene encoding uncharacterized protein — protein MAMASRCSCPLQWHCPNTNTHSNSSLLPMRRPLLLSVSASSSSSSDEGVTIKGSGTSARTRRLLRIREEKQQREHERIHNYPSWAKVLEDACKDDTELRAVLGDSIGNPELMRKRVEDRVRKKGRDFRKSKTGSVVAFKVSFRDFNPTDSHIWFEFYGSPSDKDVNLLGSVIQSWYVLGRLGAFNSSNLQMANSSMEYDPLYDADKGFKVMPSSFHDIGDVEFQDNWGRVWVDLGTADYFGLDVLLNCLTGLSSEYLGIQQVVFGGRCMGDWEEGMKNPDYGYKYFKI, from the exons ATGGCTATGGCTTCCAGATGTAGCTGCCCCTTGCAGTGGCACTGCCCCAACACTAACACACATTCCAATTCGTCCCTTCTTCCTATGAGACGCCCTCTTCTCCTTTCAGTTtctgcatcttcttcttcttcttcagatgaaggggTGACTATCAAAGGCTCAGGAACCAGCGCCAGAACTCGAAGGCTTCTCAGAATCCGCGAAGAGAAGCAACAAAGAGAGCATGAGCGCATTCATAACTACCCCTCTTGGGCTAAGGTTCTCGAAGATGCTTGCAAAGACGACACTGAGCTCCGTGCTGTTCTTGGAGACAGCATCGGAAACCCCGAACTCATGCGCAAACGG GTTGAAGATAGAGTTCGGAAGAAAGGTAGAGACTTTCGTAAGTCTAAGACGGGTTCTGTTGTTGCTTTCAAAGTTTCATTTAGAGA CTTCAATCCAACTGATTcacatatttggtttgaattcTATGGATCACCATCTGATAAGGATGTTAATTTACTTGGTAGT GTTATTCAATCATGGTATGTCTTGGGTCGCCTCGGTGCCTTCAATTCTTCAAATTTGCAG ATGGCAAATTCGTCAATGGAGTATGATCCTCTATATGATGCAGACAAGGGTTTCAAAGTGATGCCGTCATCTTTCCATGATATTGGTGACGTAGAGTTCCAGGATAACTGGGGACGTGTTTG GGTGGACCTGGGTACAGCTGATTATTTTGGTCTTGATGTGCTTCTCAACTGCCTTACTGGCTTAAGCTCAGA GTACCTTGGTATCCAGCAGGTTGTATTTGGTGGCCGGTGCatgggtgattgggaagaggggaTGAAAAACCCTGATTATGGTTACAAATACTTCAAGATCTGA
- the LOC112751464 gene encoding katanin p80 WD40 repeat-containing subunit B1 homolog KTN80.4 isoform X2, with amino-acid sequence MTTKRAYKLQEFVAHASTVNCLKIGRKSSRVLVTGGEDHKVNLWAIGKPNAILSLSGHTSGIDSVSFDSSEVLVAAGAASGTIKLWDLEEAKIVRTLTGHRSNCTSVDFHPFGEFFASGSLDTNLKIWDIRKKGCIHTYKGHTRGVNAIRFTPDGRWVVSGGEDHTVKLWDLTAGKLLHDFKCHEGQVQCIDFHPSEFLLATGSADRTVKFWDLETFELIGSAGPETTGVRSLTFSPDGRTLLCGLHESLKVFSWEPIRCHDMVEVGWSKLSDLNVHEGKLLGCSYNQSCVGVWVVDISRIEPYALSKGNKLNGHSETKSSSGNMAVLNEITAKPRLSVSQNPDPLLKETKSLGRLSVTQDPDPLKEGKSLTSTGSAPSTPQRINLNSGPKTAASGGSTAVINAAQKRSSLKSHITSNVPLINKPDIIPVIVPRTSVRPELIVDSRKEAGIVERTMPFSLQSKAADIRKSPNNRDDVDKSRLSPVTESAASKGSELSGFEDKNNFPVVVNSTQDESRGQKLSRDISSVEVQRGGRMRSLLSLEKRERSLNYEGPRPGISHRRISSVQLPFSGREPSISTEKATVSASDEDSIADVMEQHDQFLSSMQARSAKLQVVYRWWQRNDVKEAIEAVSKMNDHAVIADVVSVITEKMDIVTLDVCTGLLPPLTDLLQSQMDRHLEISLEMLLKLVRTFGSMIYSAVSAAPSVGVDIEAEKRLERCNACFVELEKVKHFLPSLTRGGSIAKSAHELNLALQDVS; translated from the exons ATGACTACCAAACGCGCCTACAAGCTGC AGGAATTTGTGGCGCATGCTTCCACTGTGAACTGTCTTAAAATTGGGAGGAAATCGTCTAGGGTTCTTGTCACTGGTGGTGAAGATCACAAGGTCAATCTTTGGGCCATTGGCAAACCTAATGCTATACTG AGTTTGTCAGGGCATACTAGTGGGATAGATTCTGTAAGCTTTGATTCCTCTGAAGTGTTGGTAGCTGCCGGAGCTGCGAGTGGCACTATAAAGCTTTGGGACTTGGAGGAGGCAAAGA TTGTTCGTACTCTTACTGGTCATAGGTCCAATTGTACATCAGTGGACTTCCATCCTTTTGGAGAGTTCTTTGCATCTGGTTCTCTAGACACTAATCTTAAGATATGGGACATCAGAAAGAAGGGTTGCATCCATACTTACAAGGGCCATACGCGTGGGGTAAATGCAATTAGGTTTACTCCAGATGGACGATGGGTTGTTTCAGGTGGAGAGGACCACACTGTGAAG TTATGGGATCTGACTGCTGGAAAACTCTTGCACGATTTTAAGTGCCATGAGGGCCAGGTCCAGTGTATAGATTTTCATCCCAGTGAGTTTCTCCTGGCAACAG GTTCTGCAGATAGGACAGTTAAATTTTGGGACCTTGAAACCTTTGAGCTTATCGGTTCAGCTGGTCCTGAG ACAACTGGAGTTCGTTCACTTACTTTCAGTCCTGATGGGAGGACCCTACTTTGTGGTTTACATGAGAGTTTGAAG GTTTTCTCTTGGGAGCCTATAAGATGTCATGATATGGTGGAAGTGGGTTGGTCTAAATTGTCAGATCTTAATGTTCATGAAGGGAAACTTCTTGGTTGCTCATACAATCAAAGTTGTGTGGGAGTCTGGGTTGTGGACATTTCG CGCATTGAACCATATGCACTTAgtaaaggaaacaaactaaatgGGCATTCAGAAACTAAATCTTCAAGTGGAAATATGGCTGTACTGAATGAGATCACAGCTAAGCCTAGGCTATCTGTTTCTCAAAATCCAGATCCATTACTAAAGGAAACAAAATCTCTTGGAAGGTTGTCAGTTACTCAAGATCCAGATCCCTTGAAGGAGGGAAAATCTTTGACAT CCACAGGAAGTGCACCAAGTACTCCTCAAAGGATCAATTTGAACTCTGGTCCCAAGACAGCAGCATCTGGTGGTTCAACAGCAGTGATTAATGCAGCTCAGAAGAGGAGCTCTTTGAAGTCTCATATAACATCCAATGTACCACTTATCAATAAACCAGATATTATACCTGTAATTGTCCCCAGAACTAGCGTGAGGCCAGAGCTTATAGTAGATTCCAGAAAAGAAGCCGGTATTGTTGAAAGAACAATGCCATTCTCTTTGCAGTCAAAGGCAGCAGATATACGCAAGTCTCCAAACAACAGAGATGATGTGGATAAGTCACGCCTCAGTCCTGTAACTGAATCTGCAGCTTCTAAGGGTAGTGAATTAAGTGGTTttgaagataaaaataatttccCAGTTGTAGTAAACTCAACGCAAG ATGAATCTCGGGGGCAGAAATTGAGTAGAGACATATCTTCTGTCGAAGTACAAAGAGGAG GGAGAATGCGCTCACTTCTCAGTTTGGAAAAGAGAGAACGATCTCTGAATTATGAAGGACCTAGGCCAGGAATTTCACACAGGAGAATATCATCTGTACAGCTTCCTTTCAGTGGG AGAGAACCTTCTATATCCACTGAGAAGGCCACAGTTTCTGCTAGTGATGAAGATTCTATTGCTGATGTGATGGAACAGCACGATCAATTTCTCAGTTCAATGCAGGCTCGCTCAGCCAAGTTACAA GTGGTCTATAGATGGTGGCAAAGAAATGATGTTAAGGAGGCCATTGAAGCAGTGTCGAAGATGAATGATCATGCT GTGATTGCTGATGTTGTTAGTGTGATAACGGAAAAAATGGATATCGTTACGCTTGATGTGTGCACTGGTCTGCTGCCACCACTGACTGACCTTCTACAAAGTCAAATGGACAG ACATCTAGAAATATCGTTAGAAATGCTATTGAAGCTGGTCAGAACTTTCGGTTCTATGATTTATTCAGCCGTATCAGCTGCACCATCCGTTGGTGTTGATATTGAAGCAGAGAAAAG GCTAGAACGTTGCAACGCATGCTTTGTAGAGCTTGAAAAGGTCAAACATTTTTTACCTTCTCTTACAAG AGGAGGATCAATTGCAAAGTCAGCGCACGAATTAAATCTGGCTCTTCAGGATGTTTCATGA
- the LOC112751464 gene encoding katanin p80 WD40 repeat-containing subunit B1 homolog KTN80.4 isoform X1 yields MTTKRAYKLQEFVAHASTVNCLKIGRKSSRVLVTGGEDHKVNLWAIGKPNAILSLSGHTSGIDSVSFDSSEVLVAAGAASGTIKLWDLEEAKIVRTLTGHRSNCTSVDFHPFGEFFASGSLDTNLKIWDIRKKGCIHTYKGHTRGVNAIRFTPDGRWVVSGGEDHTVKLWDLTAGKLLHDFKCHEGQVQCIDFHPSEFLLATGSADRTVKFWDLETFELIGSAGPETTGVRSLTFSPDGRTLLCGLHESLKVFSWEPIRCHDMVEVGWSKLSDLNVHEGKLLGCSYNQSCVGVWVVDISRIEPYALSKGNKLNGHSETKSSSGNMAVLNEITAKPRLSVSQNPDPLLKETKSLGRLSVTQDPDPLKEGKSLTSTGSAPSTPQRINLNSGPKTAASGGSTAVINAAQKRSSLKSHITSNVPLINKPDIIPVIVPRTSVRPELIVDSRKEAGIVERTMPFSLQSKAADIRKSPNNRDDVDKSRLSPVTESAASKGSELSGFEDKNNFPVVVNSTQDESRGQKLSRDISSVEVQRGGRMRSLLSLEKRERSLNYEGPRPGISHRRISSVQLPFSGREPSISTEKATVSASDEDSIADVMEQHDQFLSSMQARSAKLQVVYRWWQRNDVKEAIEAVSKMNDHAVIADVVSVITEKMDIVTLDVCTGLLPPLTDLLQSQMDRHLEISLEMLLKLVRTFGSMIYSAVSAAPSVGVDIEAEKRLERCNACFVELEKVKHFLPSLTRRGGSIAKSAHELNLALQDVS; encoded by the exons ATGACTACCAAACGCGCCTACAAGCTGC AGGAATTTGTGGCGCATGCTTCCACTGTGAACTGTCTTAAAATTGGGAGGAAATCGTCTAGGGTTCTTGTCACTGGTGGTGAAGATCACAAGGTCAATCTTTGGGCCATTGGCAAACCTAATGCTATACTG AGTTTGTCAGGGCATACTAGTGGGATAGATTCTGTAAGCTTTGATTCCTCTGAAGTGTTGGTAGCTGCCGGAGCTGCGAGTGGCACTATAAAGCTTTGGGACTTGGAGGAGGCAAAGA TTGTTCGTACTCTTACTGGTCATAGGTCCAATTGTACATCAGTGGACTTCCATCCTTTTGGAGAGTTCTTTGCATCTGGTTCTCTAGACACTAATCTTAAGATATGGGACATCAGAAAGAAGGGTTGCATCCATACTTACAAGGGCCATACGCGTGGGGTAAATGCAATTAGGTTTACTCCAGATGGACGATGGGTTGTTTCAGGTGGAGAGGACCACACTGTGAAG TTATGGGATCTGACTGCTGGAAAACTCTTGCACGATTTTAAGTGCCATGAGGGCCAGGTCCAGTGTATAGATTTTCATCCCAGTGAGTTTCTCCTGGCAACAG GTTCTGCAGATAGGACAGTTAAATTTTGGGACCTTGAAACCTTTGAGCTTATCGGTTCAGCTGGTCCTGAG ACAACTGGAGTTCGTTCACTTACTTTCAGTCCTGATGGGAGGACCCTACTTTGTGGTTTACATGAGAGTTTGAAG GTTTTCTCTTGGGAGCCTATAAGATGTCATGATATGGTGGAAGTGGGTTGGTCTAAATTGTCAGATCTTAATGTTCATGAAGGGAAACTTCTTGGTTGCTCATACAATCAAAGTTGTGTGGGAGTCTGGGTTGTGGACATTTCG CGCATTGAACCATATGCACTTAgtaaaggaaacaaactaaatgGGCATTCAGAAACTAAATCTTCAAGTGGAAATATGGCTGTACTGAATGAGATCACAGCTAAGCCTAGGCTATCTGTTTCTCAAAATCCAGATCCATTACTAAAGGAAACAAAATCTCTTGGAAGGTTGTCAGTTACTCAAGATCCAGATCCCTTGAAGGAGGGAAAATCTTTGACAT CCACAGGAAGTGCACCAAGTACTCCTCAAAGGATCAATTTGAACTCTGGTCCCAAGACAGCAGCATCTGGTGGTTCAACAGCAGTGATTAATGCAGCTCAGAAGAGGAGCTCTTTGAAGTCTCATATAACATCCAATGTACCACTTATCAATAAACCAGATATTATACCTGTAATTGTCCCCAGAACTAGCGTGAGGCCAGAGCTTATAGTAGATTCCAGAAAAGAAGCCGGTATTGTTGAAAGAACAATGCCATTCTCTTTGCAGTCAAAGGCAGCAGATATACGCAAGTCTCCAAACAACAGAGATGATGTGGATAAGTCACGCCTCAGTCCTGTAACTGAATCTGCAGCTTCTAAGGGTAGTGAATTAAGTGGTTttgaagataaaaataatttccCAGTTGTAGTAAACTCAACGCAAG ATGAATCTCGGGGGCAGAAATTGAGTAGAGACATATCTTCTGTCGAAGTACAAAGAGGAG GGAGAATGCGCTCACTTCTCAGTTTGGAAAAGAGAGAACGATCTCTGAATTATGAAGGACCTAGGCCAGGAATTTCACACAGGAGAATATCATCTGTACAGCTTCCTTTCAGTGGG AGAGAACCTTCTATATCCACTGAGAAGGCCACAGTTTCTGCTAGTGATGAAGATTCTATTGCTGATGTGATGGAACAGCACGATCAATTTCTCAGTTCAATGCAGGCTCGCTCAGCCAAGTTACAA GTGGTCTATAGATGGTGGCAAAGAAATGATGTTAAGGAGGCCATTGAAGCAGTGTCGAAGATGAATGATCATGCT GTGATTGCTGATGTTGTTAGTGTGATAACGGAAAAAATGGATATCGTTACGCTTGATGTGTGCACTGGTCTGCTGCCACCACTGACTGACCTTCTACAAAGTCAAATGGACAG ACATCTAGAAATATCGTTAGAAATGCTATTGAAGCTGGTCAGAACTTTCGGTTCTATGATTTATTCAGCCGTATCAGCTGCACCATCCGTTGGTGTTGATATTGAAGCAGAGAAAAG GCTAGAACGTTGCAACGCATGCTTTGTAGAGCTTGAAAAGGTCAAACATTTTTTACCTTCTCTTACAAG AAGAGGAGGATCAATTGCAAAGTCAGCGCACGAATTAAATCTGGCTCTTCAGGATGTTTCATGA